Sequence from the Calditrichota bacterium genome:
TGTTTGAAGCCGGGCGGAAGTTCACGAGTGATGAGGCTTTCCCGACCGAAGAGGCCCAATCGCTTCAGAAGGGGACCCGCCGCTGCTGCCGTCTCGCTCCGGGATAGGCCATAGACACCTCCACAGAACGTGAGGTTCTCGACCACCGAGAGGTCATCGTAGAGGCTGAACTTCTGGCTCATATACCCGATCTGCGACTTGATCTGTTCCCGGTCGGTAGCGATGTTTAACCCGTCCACCCAGGCTTCGCCGGATGTAGGTGGAAGCAGACCACAAAACATCCTGATTGCAGTCGTCTTGCCGGCACCGTTTGGACCAAGGAATGCGAATATCTCACCGCGTCGAACTTCGAGATCGATGGCATCGACCGCTGTAAACCGGCCAAACTTCCGGGTAAGGGCTTCTGCCATGAGGGCCGGGGAGTCGCTTGAGGAAGTCTTATGCATAGTCCTGTTGCCGTTCAGTCGCAACCGAAGGGCTTTTGATATCATCCCAGTAGATGAAGATGTCTTCCAGCGATGGATCGACCGAACGCAAGATGCAGGGGTAGGGCTGCAGCGCGCCGGTGATTAGAGCCTCATCCAGCGGACGGTCGAGTCGAAGGTGCAGAACTTCGCCGAAACGTTGAATGGATCCGGCGGGAATGCCGTTCGTCAGGAGTGCCTGCTGAATCTGAAGAGGTTCATCGGTGGCAACCTCCAGGATATTTAATCCGGAAGCACGGGTAAGGGACGGAACAGGCCCCAGCATCATAATGCGACCGTCGCGCATTAGCGCTACGCGGTCGCAAAGTTCCGCTTCGTCCATATAAGGGGTGCTGACCATAATGGATATTCCGTCGCGAGCCAGGCCGCGCAGGACATCCCAGAATTCGCGGCGGCTGACCGGATCGACTCCGGTTGTCGGCTCGTCGAGGAAGAGGACTTCGGGACGGTGGATCAGGTTGCAGGCGAGAGCCAGTTTCTGTTTCATCCCCCCGGAAAGGCGCCCGGCAAGCCGCTCTGTAAATGGTGCCAGGCGGCTGAAGGCGAGAAGTTCGGTTTCGCGGTTTGCGCGTTCACTTTTGGGCACCTGATAGAGGGCAGCGAAGAAACGTAGGTTTTCGAGAACTGTGAGGTCGGGATAGAGACTGAATCGCTGCGGCATATACCCGGTGCGAGCCTTGATCCGGCGGACATTCTCCGGCAGCGGATAGTCGAGCAGTCGGATCCTGCCGTTGTCGGCGTGAAGCAAGCCGAGGGAAATGCGGAGGAGCGTTGTCTTGCCAGCGCCATCCGGTCCGATCAGGCCAAGGATCTCGCCGGCACAAAGTTGGAGCGAAACGTCGTCCAATGCGACGTGCTCCCCATAACGACGCCCAACACCGGCAAGTTCAAGGACAACGTTCATCGATTGACTTGTATGCCATATGGGTGACAATGCCCACTGGTCAGGTTCCAGGATTCCAAGATTATGGCTATTGCTTATATCCGATCATCGCCTCCGCCGGCATACCGATACGGATACGGCCGTCACTGTTGGGAACGCGAATCTTTACGGCAAAGACAAGTTGCGCACGGGCGTCGCGGGTCTGGGCGTTCTTGGGCGAGAATTCGGCTTCCGGGCTAATCCACTCGATCTGGCCTCTTAGCGTGTCGCCGGGATGCTCATCGGGGAGTATGCTAATGGCATTGCCGACCTTCACCTTGGGCAGGTCGTTCGCGTCCAGGAAGATGCGCAGTTCCATAGTCTGAAGATCGGCGAGAGTCAGGATAGTCCGGCCGGGGGCGACGACTTCGCCCGGCTCGGCGCTGCGGACAACGACCTGTCCCTCAGTCGGTGAAAGCACGACGCCGTCCCGGATGCGCCGGTCGAGCACTTTCAGGGTTGCATCGAGGCGGGCGCGTTCGGCATGAAGCACTTCGATCTGGCGCCGCACTTGATCGACCTCGTGGCGCGCTCCGTCGCGACGGGCGGTCAGTTCAAGGGTCTGCTGCTGCCGGACGGAACCACTTTCGAGTAAAGCAGTCGCTCGAGCCAGTTCGTCTTCGATGAACGTCAGGGCGCGTTCGGCTCGTGCCAGCCCTTCCCGAATGACCCTCACTTGAGCCTCGATTGCAGCATATCCAGCGGCGGCTTGATCGCGCTCGAGGCGAAGCAGTTCGATGTCCAGCACTGCCAATGTATCGCCAATCTGGACGATGTCACCCTCTCGAGGGCGGACCTCAAGCAGCCTTCCGGCAAGGGTCGTCGAGACCGCAACCGATACCGCTTCGAAGGTGCCGGACGGATTAGGCTGAGGCCCGGTCCGGCAAGCGTTAAATGCCAGTGAAAGCAGTATGCCGGGGATCAAATGTCTTGGTGATAGGGTAAGTCCAGTAGGCACGGGGCGTGCTCTCGGGTTAGATGTCGTGTTTGGAAGTTATAGCAGAAGGTTAACGATAAATTAGGCTGTAAGCCGTGAACTTGTCAAGCCGGGATTTTGTTCGGCAGGTTAGGAGACCAGACAGAGTCGCTCTCGTAACCCTGATCATTTCTTTGACACTAAAGCAATGGCAAGTGAAGCGAGGTGATCCTGTTGCTTCCCTTAACTGAGACAGACTCGTAAATGCCGATATATTTCTTCTGCCTGCTGCAGTCTCGTGATTACAGAGATTGCTTCGACTGCCTGCTGCAGTCTCGCAAAGGCGGGATACTTAGCCACCGACTGCAGACGTCCGATAACTTTTTGACAGGGTTACATTTTAGGCAGGGATGCTAATTGTAGATTATTACGAGAGTTTGTAAGGGTTGGTAAATTGGCAGGATGATTGCATTGGTTAAGAGCGCAGGGAATCCCTGCGGAAGCGATGCAAAGTCAACCGAGTCTCTACCTACCTATTCGCTTCCTCGTTCTTCGCGCTGCATCGGCACCGCTCACTTGGCACTTCCCCGGTATGCACATAGTTCGCTCAGGCGCGCCCGGTATGCGGCACAATCTGCGGTTGTGCAGTATCCTGCGGCGGTCGAAACGGCGTAACCCGCGTTCGGGGACGCCATTGTTACCAATGTTCATCGTATTCGCGTAACATTTTCCCGGAGGTTGGAATGGAGGGAAATCGCAAGGTCTTCAATCCGGTTCTCTGCATCGTCTTGATGGCGATGGCACTCTTCGTGCCAATGATGCAGGCGACGGCCGCGCCGTCAGCCGGACTACCCAACCCTGAGGACGGCAACCGATGGCAGTCGGCGATCGTCCCCGAGGGTGCGCCGGTCATTAGCACGCCGGAAGCGGCGGCGGCCTATCTGAATAAGATGGCCCAAGGACCGGTATCCAATGAATATCAACTGCCCGGCCGGGACCGGCGGGGCGGACCGGATCAAGGGGGCTACTCCTACCGGGACATTGAGGAGGCTGGCGTTCGCTACGCCTGGATCGACATCACCCAAGGTGATATGCGCGGCAATCAACTCGGCATCAACGGTGATGACCAGAACAGCGGTGCACTTCAACTCGGGTGGCAGTTCCCCTTCTACGGGCAGAACTACGGGTCGATCTACTACTGCTCCAACGGGTGGATTTCGGTCTCCGACGGAGGCGCAGACTACACCCCGAACGCGGCGTTCCCCAACGCCAACGACCCGACCGGCATTATGGCGGCATTCTTCACCGACCTCTATCCGCCGGCCGGGAACAGCCAGTCATGGTGGTACACTAATGCCGACAACGGCATAGCGATCTTCTCCTGGATCAACTACCCCCATATCGCCGACAACAACCGGCG
This genomic interval carries:
- a CDS encoding ABC transporter ATP-binding protein, whose product is MNVVLELAGVGRRYGEHVALDDVSLQLCAGEILGLIGPDGAGKTTLLRISLGLLHADNGRIRLLDYPLPENVRRIKARTGYMPQRFSLYPDLTVLENLRFFAALYQVPKSERANRETELLAFSRLAPFTERLAGRLSGGMKQKLALACNLIHRPEVLFLDEPTTGVDPVSRREFWDVLRGLARDGISIMVSTPYMDEAELCDRVALMRDGRIMMLGPVPSLTRASGLNILEVATDEPLQIQQALLTNGIPAGSIQRFGEVLHLRLDRPLDEALITGALQPYPCILRSVDPSLEDIFIYWDDIKSPSVATERQQDYA
- a CDS encoding HlyD family efflux transporter periplasmic adaptor subunit, whose product is MPTGLTLSPRHLIPGILLSLAFNACRTGPQPNPSGTFEAVSVAVSTTLAGRLLEVRPREGDIVQIGDTLAVLDIELLRLERDQAAAGYAAIEAQVRVIREGLARAERALTFIEDELARATALLESGSVRQQQTLELTARRDGARHEVDQVRRQIEVLHAERARLDATLKVLDRRIRDGVVLSPTEGQVVVRSAEPGEVVAPGRTILTLADLQTMELRIFLDANDLPKVKVGNAISILPDEHPGDTLRGQIEWISPEAEFSPKNAQTRDARAQLVFAVKIRVPNSDGRIRIGMPAEAMIGYKQ
- a CDS encoding ABC transporter ATP-binding protein; protein product: MHKTSSSDSPALMAEALTRKFGRFTAVDAIDLEVRRGEIFAFLGPNGAGKTTAIRMFCGLLPPTSGEAWVDGLNIATDREQIKSQIGYMSQKFSLYDDLSVVENLTFCGGVYGLSRSETAAAAGPLLKRLGLFGRESLITRELPPGFKQRLALGCTILHRPRILFLDEPTAGVDPSARREFWDVIYELAAGGTTVFVTTHYMDEATRCNRVAIMKDGRLIALGTPGELRERYDAPTLQEAFHRAVAE